In a genomic window of Coprococcus eutactus:
- a CDS encoding alpha-amylase family glycosyl hydrolase, producing the protein MLKKKVLKQNNLLRLQKRLAVVMLALTLGLGTGCGKADDGADGAASSETETLAYGQTNDQTDAGASEEDGQESKKAAEDKDEPYVEGTYSSDSYDVAEFTAETRKKTNEEGNRGVYYEIFVRSFADSDGDGIGDLNGVTEKLDYLQELGIDGIWLMPITASDTYHGYSVTDYVTVNPDYGTEDDLKRLLDEAHSRDMKVIMDLVINHTSINHPWFQAAKSDENSEYRDYYRWVYKTDKKDCNHLLDKSSWGDMVWHQEGDFYYYGVFGADMPDLNYNNPDVRQAAKDAAGHWLELGLDGFRMDAAVHIYGAHEFRQQEDSETANITWWNEFASYCESINPDVYLVGEVWQDDKVLENYVQPFDTKFDFAIQQKILNCVQKGMAVPGFGDSLSVAIENIQNKYDGVDANYLNGIFGANHDQDRIASSVNSLDKARQIAAVYMTLPGNPYIYYGEELGMYGSKPDEMIRTPFLWGGDSTYNTSWEKDNQNAETKGLDQQMEDPDSMYSYYKTLIALRKDNPALMKGSYRAASLTSDSVTAYFRETDGQKLLVVHNFAEGDQTVSLAECGDITVTNVLYSSSGETGVSDLSSVKLAGNESVVLELGE; encoded by the coding sequence GTGCTTAAAAAGAAAGTGCTGAAACAGAACAACTTACTCAGACTGCAGAAGAGACTTGCAGTGGTTATGCTGGCCCTGACACTTGGGCTCGGTACAGGGTGCGGCAAAGCAGATGACGGAGCGGACGGTGCTGCGTCGTCAGAAACAGAGACTTTGGCGTATGGTCAGACAAACGATCAGACAGATGCCGGAGCATCAGAAGAAGATGGACAGGAGTCAAAAAAAGCTGCGGAAGACAAGGATGAGCCCTATGTAGAGGGAACATACTCAAGTGATTCGTATGACGTGGCGGAATTTACGGCAGAGACTCGTAAGAAGACCAACGAAGAGGGTAATCGCGGTGTGTATTACGAGATATTTGTCAGATCATTTGCCGATTCAGACGGTGATGGTATAGGCGATCTGAATGGCGTCACGGAGAAACTTGACTATCTGCAGGAGCTCGGAATTGATGGGATATGGCTCATGCCGATCACAGCATCCGATACCTACCACGGATATTCAGTGACGGATTACGTGACGGTGAATCCCGATTACGGAACAGAGGATGATCTTAAGAGATTGCTTGACGAAGCACACAGCAGAGACATGAAAGTCATCATGGATCTGGTCATCAATCACACCAGTATCAATCATCCGTGGTTTCAGGCGGCAAAGTCCGATGAGAACAGCGAGTACAGAGATTATTACAGGTGGGTGTACAAGACCGACAAGAAAGACTGCAATCATCTTCTCGACAAATCAAGCTGGGGAGATATGGTGTGGCACCAGGAAGGAGACTTCTATTATTATGGTGTGTTCGGCGCGGATATGCCGGACCTAAACTACAACAATCCGGATGTTAGACAGGCTGCGAAGGATGCCGCCGGTCACTGGTTAGAGCTTGGTCTTGATGGTTTCCGTATGGACGCCGCAGTTCATATCTATGGGGCACACGAGTTCAGGCAGCAGGAAGATTCTGAAACGGCAAATATCACCTGGTGGAACGAATTTGCCAGTTACTGCGAGAGCATAAATCCTGATGTATACCTGGTGGGGGAGGTATGGCAGGATGACAAGGTGCTGGAAAATTATGTCCAGCCATTTGACACAAAGTTTGATTTTGCAATTCAGCAGAAGATACTGAACTGCGTACAGAAAGGCATGGCGGTGCCTGGCTTTGGTGATTCTCTTTCCGTGGCGATAGAGAATATACAGAATAAATATGACGGCGTGGATGCCAACTATCTGAATGGAATATTTGGAGCAAATCACGATCAGGACAGGATAGCATCGTCGGTGAACAGCCTGGATAAGGCGAGACAGATTGCGGCGGTATATATGACGCTTCCAGGCAATCCATATATATATTATGGCGAGGAGCTTGGAATGTACGGCAGTAAGCCGGATGAGATGATAAGGACGCCTTTCCTTTGGGGAGGTGACAGTACATATAATACGTCGTGGGAAAAGGACAATCAGAATGCAGAGACAAAGGGACTTGACCAGCAGATGGAAGATCCGGATTCAATGTATTCATATTACAAGACATTGATAGCACTGAGAAAGGACAATCCTGCACTTATGAAAGGAAGTTACAGAGCGGCATCGCTCACAAGTGACAGTGTGACAGCATACTTCCGTGAGACGGATGGACAGAAGCTGCTGGTGGTGCACAATTTTGCAGAGGGCGATCAGACGGTATCACTTGCAGAGTGCGGAGACATAACAGTTACAAATGTACTTTATTCAAGTTCTGGTGAGACAGGTGTGTCAGACCTTAGTTCAGTGAAATTAGCTGGAAATGAGAGCGTGGTGCTGGAACTTGGTGAGTAG